From the Longimicrobium sp. genome, one window contains:
- a CDS encoding sigma 54-interacting transcriptional regulator → MTQRPATLGDLRESGYRTRSVKQELRENLINRLRCGQPLFPGIVGYEDTVVPSIVNAVLARQNFILLGLRGQAKSRILRQLVELMDETIPVLAGSEVNDDPFAPISRFGKLQVLEHGDDAPIEWIGRDRRYVEKLATPDVTVADLIGDMDPIRAARGGHLLSDELTINFGLLPRANRGIFAINELPDLSGKVQVGLFNVLQEGDVQIKGFPVRLPLDVMMVFSANPEDYTARGKIITPLKDRIGAEISTHYPKTPEEGMEITAQEAWTVRDGVPVEVPPFIAELIERVAFLARDDKRVDRRSGVSQRMPISVMETAVSNAERRALSAGEGEIVPRVADVYASLPSITGKMELEYEGELQGAETIARDLIAAAARDIFDRIWDVDLLDSVIEHFDRGGVLQISDGASAEACLAGLEGVPGLVEALQDAGMFHAGDMGLTVAAAELLLEGLAAHRKISRADTGTYARARPERPSKGKGGGGFSFGSSDMF, encoded by the coding sequence ATGACCCAGCGCCCCGCCACACTCGGTGACCTCCGCGAAAGCGGCTACCGCACGCGCAGCGTCAAGCAGGAGCTGCGCGAGAACCTCATCAACCGGCTGCGCTGCGGGCAGCCGCTGTTTCCGGGCATCGTGGGCTACGAGGACACGGTGGTGCCCTCCATCGTCAACGCGGTGCTCGCCCGGCAGAACTTCATCCTCCTGGGCCTGCGCGGACAGGCCAAGAGCCGCATCCTGCGCCAGCTGGTGGAGCTGATGGACGAGACCATCCCCGTGCTTGCGGGGAGCGAGGTGAACGACGACCCGTTCGCGCCCATCAGCCGCTTCGGCAAGCTGCAGGTGCTGGAGCACGGCGACGACGCGCCCATCGAGTGGATCGGCCGCGACCGGCGCTACGTGGAGAAGCTCGCGACGCCCGACGTCACCGTCGCGGACCTGATCGGTGACATGGACCCTATCCGCGCCGCCCGCGGGGGACATCTCCTCTCCGACGAGCTCACCATCAACTTCGGCCTCCTGCCGCGGGCGAACCGGGGGATCTTCGCCATCAACGAGCTGCCCGACCTCTCCGGCAAGGTGCAGGTGGGCCTGTTCAACGTCCTGCAGGAGGGCGACGTCCAGATCAAGGGCTTCCCCGTCCGGCTCCCGCTGGACGTGATGATGGTGTTCAGCGCCAACCCCGAGGACTACACGGCGCGCGGCAAGATCATCACCCCGCTCAAGGACCGCATCGGCGCCGAGATCTCGACCCACTATCCGAAGACGCCGGAGGAGGGGATGGAGATCACCGCGCAGGAGGCGTGGACGGTGCGCGACGGGGTGCCCGTGGAGGTGCCGCCGTTCATCGCCGAGCTGATCGAGCGCGTGGCCTTCCTGGCGCGCGACGACAAGCGCGTGGACCGGCGCAGCGGGGTCAGCCAGCGCATGCCCATCTCTGTGATGGAGACCGCCGTCTCCAACGCCGAGCGCCGCGCCCTGTCGGCCGGCGAGGGCGAGATCGTCCCGCGCGTGGCCGACGTGTACGCCTCGCTCCCCTCCATCACCGGGAAGATGGAGCTGGAGTACGAGGGCGAGCTGCAGGGCGCCGAGACCATCGCCCGCGACCTGATCGCCGCCGCGGCGCGCGACATCTTCGACCGCATCTGGGACGTGGACCTGCTGGACTCGGTGATCGAGCACTTCGACCGCGGCGGCGTGCTGCAGATCAGCGACGGCGCGTCGGCCGAGGCGTGCCTGGCGGGGCTGGAGGGCGTGCCCGGGCTGGTGGAGGCGCTCCAGGACGCGGGGATGTTCCACGCCGGCGACATGGGGCTGACCGTGGCCGCCGCCGAGCTGCTGCTGGAGGGGCTGGCCGCGCACCGCAAGATCTCGCGCGCCGACACCGGCACCTACGCGCGCGCCCGGCCCGAGCGCCCGTCGAAGGGGAAGGGCGGCGGCGGGTTCAGCTTCGGCTCCAGCGACATGTTCTGA